DNA sequence from the Maribacter dokdonensis DSW-8 genome:
AGACGCAAGCGAGCACTACATGCGATTTGATGCCTTTAAAAAAAGAAAAGTATTTACTACGGCAAATACAAAAGGAGAAACAGGTGGCACGTTATATTACGAACTGGCACCACAAAGACCTGATCTAGTTTTAAAGGATTTAATTCATATTTTACACCCTGGATTGTTACCCAACTATACACCATACTTTTTTAAACCACTGCTTTAATTGTTTAAACAAACTACATATAGCCTACAGTTCATTTTACTTTTAATTCTATTAATAGTTTGCCTTTCCATTAATATTTGTCTGGGATCTGTTGCTATTCCTTTAGCAGATACTTTTAAAATTATATTTGGCTCTACACTTAAAGAATCTTCTAGCTATTATATTATTTGGGAGTATAGGCTACCAAAAGCAATTACGGCCGTTATGGTTGGTGGTGGTTTATCATTAAGCGGGTTGTTAATGCAGACTTTATTCAGAAACCCTTTGGCAGGACCTTACGTTCTGGGCATAAGCTCTGGAGCCAGTTTAGGAGCGGCAATTTTAATAATGGGCACTTCACTATTCTCGGCAGTCTTCAGTTTTTCCGCTTTTAACGACTTTACACTTGCAATTGCATCTAGCCTTGGTAGTTTTTTAGTTTTATTCTTGGTATTGATCGTGGCCGCAAAAGTTAAGGATACCATGGCATTGTTAATTATTGGTCTAATGTTCGGCAGTATTACTGCTGCCATAGTCAGCGTACTTTCTTATTTTACAAAGGCCGAAAAACTACAGCAATATATATTTTGGTCCTTTGGCAGTTTAGGAAATTTATCTTGGCTACAATTAAGTATCGTTGCCTTATGTACGGTTGTAGGAATTACTTTTAGCATTGTTTCCATTAAGCCTTTAAATGCCTTATTACTTGGTGAGAACTATGCTAAAAGTTTAGGCATAGCTCTAAAAAAATCGCGGTACATTATTATAGTCGCCACCGGACTGCTTGCAGGATCAATTACGGCATTTGCCGGTCCTATTGCATTTGTAGGTCTGGCGGTTCCCCATATCACTAAACAGATATTTCATACGACGGATCATAAAATTCAAATACCCGCTGTACTTATTTGCGGAGCCATTTTAATGTTGTTATGCGATACTATTGCGCAACTACCAGGTTATATGAGTGTTTTACCAATTAACGCCATTACCAGTATTTTTGGTGCGCCAGTAGTTATATGGTTATTGTTACGTAAAAGAAAAATGATTTTTTAATTAAAAACAGGTATTATCAATAAGAATACATCAAATAGCACATTTCTTATCAACGACCTTGATATTGGTTATGATGAAAACATAGTGGTTTCTAACATTTCATTTCATTTAATGAAAGGGGAACTTGCTGCTATAGTTGGTGTAAACGGTATTGGCAAATCTACACTGTTACGTACCTTAGGTAATTTTCAACCTAAACTTTCTGGATCCATACAAATTGAAGGAAAAGAACTTACAGACTATAGTGAATTACAAATTGCATCTAAGGTCAGTGTCGTTTTAACGGAACCAATTGCTTCTAAAAACTTATCTGTGTATGAGTTATTGGCGCTGGGCAGACAACCTTACACCAATTGGTTGGGTAAATTGACAGCTAATGATACTGCCATTATCAAAAAAAGTGTTGCACTCTTAGCTCTTGAACCGTTATTATCCAAAAAATGCTTTCAGCTTAGTGACGGACAATTGCAACGTGTTCTTATTGCCCGTGCCCTTATTCAAGATACCGATATTATTCTACTTGATGAGCCTACCTCTCATCTG
Encoded proteins:
- a CDS encoding FecCD family ABC transporter permease, which gives rise to MFKQTTYSLQFILLLILLIVCLSINICLGSVAIPLADTFKIIFGSTLKESSSYYIIWEYRLPKAITAVMVGGGLSLSGLLMQTLFRNPLAGPYVLGISSGASLGAAILIMGTSLFSAVFSFSAFNDFTLAIASSLGSFLVLFLVLIVAAKVKDTMALLIIGLMFGSITAAIVSVLSYFTKAEKLQQYIFWSFGSLGNLSWLQLSIVALCTVVGITFSIVSIKPLNALLLGENYAKSLGIALKKSRYIIIVATGLLAGSITAFAGPIAFVGLAVPHITKQIFHTTDHKIQIPAVLICGAILMLLCDTIAQLPGYMSVLPINAITSIFGAPVVIWLLLRKRKMIF
- a CDS encoding ABC transporter ATP-binding protein, whose protein sequence is MVSNISFHLMKGELAAIVGVNGIGKSTLLRTLGNFQPKLSGSIQIEGKELTDYSELQIASKVSVVLTEPIASKNLSVYELLALGRQPYTNWLGKLTANDTAIIKKSVALLALEPLLSKKCFQLSDGQLQRVLIARALIQDTDIILLDEPTSHLDLYHKVSILKLLKSLAHSTNKIILYTSHEIELAIQLCDKMLILDGVNNAFDQPCNLIKNKNFDTLFPTDMISFDSNTGSFKIKK